Genomic window (Geotrypetes seraphini chromosome 6, aGeoSer1.1, whole genome shotgun sequence):
GGCAGGATCTACGGAGACATAAGTCGACACGGGAGCCCCCATGACGTCCGCCTCCAACAGTCGGTAAATGACTTTCCCGTTGTGTCCCAGGTCGGGATCTCTGGCCACCACGGTGGTGATATAGGCCCCCGGGGCGTTATTCTCCAGCACGGACACTTCGTAGACGGCCCTGGTGAAGAAGGGGGCGTTGTCGTTCTCGTCGCTCACCCGGATGGTGTACTGCCGGATGGTTTTGAAAGGAGGGGAGCCTAAGTCTTCGGCCACCACGGTGAGGTTGTACTCGGGGATCTTCTCCCTGTCCAGAGCGGCGCTGCTGACGATCATGTAGCTGTCCTCGTAGGCTTGCTGCAGCTTGAAATGCTCGTGGCCGTGCAGGGTGCAGCGCACTTGGCCGCTGGGTCCCGAGTCGCTGTCCGAGGTGCTGATCAGCGCCACGAAGCTGTCCGCGGCCGCCGCCTCCGTGATGTAAGCCACGCCGGCGCTGATGGAGGTGAGCGGGCTGATGCTGACGGCCGGCGCGTTGTCGTTCACGTCCGTGATGCGCACGATGACCTTGCAGGCGGCGCTGAGCGGGCTGGCGCCCAGATCCTGAGCCTGCACGTCCAGCTCGTAGGTGTCTTTCGCTTCAAAGTCCACCGGGGAGGCCAGAGCCAGGCGGCCGCTCTTGGGGTCTAGGCGGAAGACCTGGCGCACCTCGGCAGACACCTGGGGGCTGAAGCCGTAGATGACGTCCCCGTTCAGCCCTTCGTCGGGATCCAGCGCGTCCAGATCGAGTAAAAGAAAGCCGAGAGGGGCGTCTTCCGTGAGCTCCACCGTGTAAGAGTTCTGCTCAAACATCGGGCTGTTATCGTTAAAGTCCAGCACTCGCACGGCCACCACTGCACTGCCGGACCGAGCCGGGCTACCTCCATCCTTGGCCACCACCTCTAAGGTGTAGGAGGCTTGAGTCTCCCTGTCCAGTTCTTTCATCAGCACCAGGTCGGCGTATTTCACGCCGTCCGCCCTCGTCTGCACCTCCAGGCTGAAGTGGCTGTTGACGGAAATCTGGAAGCTCTGGATGGAGTTGGAGCCCACGTCCTCGTCCACCGCGATTTCCAGAGGGATGCGCGTGCCCAGCGCGGCGTTCTCCGACACCTCCAGCGCAATCTCGGCTCTGGGGAAGCGCGGGGAGTTGTCGTTGACGTCCCTCACCTCCACCTCCACGTGGAGCAGCTTGAACTGATCCTTGGCGAAAGTGACCACGTCGAAAGCCAGGACGCACTGGGCGGACTGCCGGCAGATTTGCTCGCGGTCTATGCGCTCCCCCACGCTCAGCTGCCCGTCGCTTTCCCGCACCCGGAGCAGGGAGCTGTTGGACTGCTTCATCAGGCGGAAACTTCCCTCCGCCGGCACGTTCATGGACGCCTCTTCGGACAAAGTCCCAATGACGGTGCCCGGCTCATCTTCCTCATACAACCGGTAGCGGATAGTTTTGCAGAGGGCCATGGAGAGCAGTGAGCAAACATAGAAACATCTCAAAGAAGAGACCCAGCAACTGCACCGTTCTTTTTCAGAAATCATGGCACCAGCACTGAtgaactaattaaaaaaaagaaaaataaatctctCTTCCTAATCTGTTGATAAACCGTGAAGTGACTAGCTTGCCCTCACACATGACATATAGCatactccattttttttttttctctaaagaCTTATCTACAATAAATATCTCTATATCTTCTGGGCTGATCAGATTTACCTCGCAAAGCTTCTCAGACTGAGCAGAACCGGTAGCTCCTCGGAGGTTCTTGTAGTTACAGACATGCAAATTAACCACCCGCAGCAGCCAATCACAGGTGTCCCTCTCTGCCTCTCACAAAACCCCTTCAGTGTGGGAAGGCTTGGACAGGAAAACATTTAAAACTGGtgaaacctttcttttttttttttttaaaaaaaacaaaaccccaaacttTTTTGGCGGTTTTTTAGGGTGAGCAGCGGAAGAATTGGCACAAGGAAGTGTGGACTAAAAGACATGGAGTGTTTCTTAATTGTACATCACTAAAGATCCCTTCGGTTGAACAGGTGCTTTGTATACAAACAGAGTGAATTCTAGTTTTCCCTTTAAAGCTACCGTAATGCGTTTTGACTCTGCCTTTATTCTCATGCACCTAGCAAACATGTACAATCTGATTCATGTTCTACATAAGCAGGCTACCCCACTAAATAACgtcaaatcaaatattttcctGAAAATATCTGTTTTTTTCCAGGTTTTACTCGTGTGATCAGAGATGTATTTctagcctttctttctttcagagGATTTAGCTAGGAATCTTAGTATGCATGTCACTGCCCAAGCAGTTTCCTTAAGCCTTTGACGCTGGTAAGCTATGTTCCAAATAGGATTTAGCATAAGCTTGGGGAGATTTGGAAAGGTTTCAAAGATCAGAAAGTATCAAAGGCTTATGAAGCCCTCGTTAGCTGAAGAAACATAATGGCATGGCAGGCTATCCCGTTTGAGACACCAATGTCTGTATTATTCTTCTATGACAAGTTAAAAGGAAAAGAAGTTGAACAGTTTCCACAAAGGAGTTGGGCTAAGTTGAATATAATGAACAAACGCCACATGTATCCATTATGGACCCCCATTCATTCTCAATCACTGCCATAACTCTGACTAAACGATGATAGGTGCTGAATTACATACAATACCCAGCACATATTAAAATACGTTTAGAGATCCATCCCTCCTGATGCCCTGTTACGCCTACTTAAAGGATTTTCTTTTTTGTCCTAATAGGGCCTCTCTGGGAAGCAACAGTAGTCTCGTTCCACAAGAACAAAATAACAGCATGAGGCTGAAACCTGGCACAAACCTTGGGGAGCTAAACCATCTGCCCAGCAAAGTATGGAGACATTTATACCACATAACACAGTGAATCACCAGGTTTTACTAGTCCCCCATCTATGAGGATACTGTAACACTTGCATGTGCATTACAGACTTTTATCCTGCCAAGTTCACCTATGAGTCAGTGAAATCTCATGACAGAAAAGCTAACAGTGGGAGGCCCTGAACTTGTGATTATCTCATTCCTGGTGCATTCTCCTTGAAGCACATGGtattagggaaggggtaaaacgcggacctcagggatctaaaaccgcacgtccttaaaaagctGAGGTCCGTGCccctttctggctctgacagacctcgatggcaATTGAGCCCTACGGATCCATCAGATCTGCTAATGAGGCTCGCGCGGAGGAGGATGCACGCAAACACAAGGCGCACGTGAGGTTCCCGCCCCGACACAGCAACTTTCACCGCGAAACC
Coding sequences:
- the LOC117362804 gene encoding protocadherin-8-like isoform X2, producing MISEKERCSCWVSSLRCFYVCSLLSMALCKTIRYRLYEEDEPGTVIGTLSEEASMNVPAEGSFRLMKQSNSSLLRVRESDGQLSVGERIDREQICRQSAQCVLAFDVVTFAKDQFKLLHVEVEVRDVNDNSPRFPRAEIALEVSENAALGTRIPLEIAVDEDVGSNSIQSFQISVNSHFSLEVQTRADGVKYADLVLMKELDRETQASYTLEVVAKDGGSPARSGSAVVAVRVLDFNDNSPMFEQNSYTVELTEDAPLGFLLLDLDALDPDEGLNGDVIYGFSPQVSAEVRQVFRLDPKSGRLALASPVDFEAKDTYELDVQAQDLGASPLSAACKVIVRITDVNDNAPAVSISPLTSISAGVAYITEAAAADSFVALISTSDSDSGPSGQVRCTLHGHEHFKLQQAYEDSYMIVSSAALDREKIPEYNLTVVAEDLGSPPFKTIRQYTIRVSDENDNAPFFTRAVYEVSVLENNAPGAYITTVVARDPDLGHNGKVIYRLLEADVMGAPVSTYVSVDPATGAIYALRTFNYEIIKQLDLRIQAHDGGTPQLSSSAVIKVKIVDQNDNAPVITHPVLSNGSAEVGVPAKASPGYLVTQIKARDSDEGVNSELAFSFPQQQGVPLTINKASGEIFLAADLSDELGQIVRVLVSVTDGGRPPLSATATVSFVVTATAAPPISREVVKPSSREEKPLQWDIPLIVIIVLAGSCTLLLAAIITIATTCNKRRKDTEGKKNSLSVHHQRDLTHLEKGKQEEDSNLFSSPKGNVFDVRAFPSKAPLTCPEPAASDEVSGADDSREMTSGLYETQKRPRGVVHSEPYAPSPGYGKESAPPVTAWKGNSFNVISAREAEFSGKDSGKGDSDFNDSDSDISGEALKKDIISHMQTVICQLYETGHIRIMGLYN
- the LOC117362804 gene encoding protocadherin-8-like isoform X1, which codes for MISEKERCSCWVSSLRCFYVCSLLSMALCKTIRYRLYEEDEPGTVIGTLSEEASMNVPAEGSFRLMKQSNSSLLRVRESDGQLSVGERIDREQICRQSAQCVLAFDVVTFAKDQFKLLHVEVEVRDVNDNSPRFPRAEIALEVSENAALGTRIPLEIAVDEDVGSNSIQSFQISVNSHFSLEVQTRADGVKYADLVLMKELDRETQASYTLEVVAKDGGSPARSGSAVVAVRVLDFNDNSPMFEQNSYTVELTEDAPLGFLLLDLDALDPDEGLNGDVIYGFSPQVSAEVRQVFRLDPKSGRLALASPVDFEAKDTYELDVQAQDLGASPLSAACKVIVRITDVNDNAPAVSISPLTSISAGVAYITEAAAADSFVALISTSDSDSGPSGQVRCTLHGHEHFKLQQAYEDSYMIVSSAALDREKIPEYNLTVVAEDLGSPPFKTIRQYTIRVSDENDNAPFFTRAVYEVSVLENNAPGAYITTVVARDPDLGHNGKVIYRLLEADVMGAPVSTYVSVDPATGAIYALRTFNYEIIKQLDLRIQAHDGGTPQLSSSAVIKVKIVDQNDNAPVITHPVLSNGSAEVGVPAKASPGYLVTQIKARDSDEGVNSELAFSFPQQQGVPLTINKASGEIFLAADLSDELGQIVRVLVSVTDGGRPPLSATATVSFVVTATAAPPISREVVKPSSREEKPLQWDIPLIVIIVLAGSCTLLLAAIITIATTCNKRRKDTEGKKNSLSVHHQRDLTHLEKGKQEEDSNLFSSPKGNVFDVRAFPSKAPLTCPEPAASDEVSGADDSREMTSGLYETQKRPRGVVHSEPYAPSPGYGKESAPPVTAWKGNSFNVISAREAEFSGKDSGKGDSDFNDSDSDISGEALKKDIISHMQTGLWACTTECKILGHSDRCWSPSCGRPSNSDSSSIHPGQVSVSSFCKSTSLPRDPLRRDNYYQAMQAYAHIPKTVGLQSVYEKVLPRDYESRAVTLLSPSRPGRLPDLQEITVPRYKPTGSARYLSSQVGTNDSEEL